A genomic window from Helicobacter pylori includes:
- the prfA gene encoding peptide chain release factor 1, protein MSILAEKLSSILKRYDELTALLSSAEVINDIKKLTELSKEQSSIEEISVASKEYLSVLENIKENKELLEDKELSELAKEELKALEIKKSELEATIKQLLIPKDPNDDKNIYLELRAGTGGDEAGIFVGDLFKAYCRYADLKKWKVEIVSSSENSVGGYKEIIALIKGKGVYSRLKFEAGTHRVQRVPETESQGRIHTSAITVAIMPEVDDVEISINPSDLKIEVFRAGGHGGQCVNTTDSAVRITHLPTNISVSMQDEKSQHKNKDKALKILKARLYEKQIEEQQLANAKDRKEQVGSGDRSERIRTYNYPQNRLSEHRINLTLYSLEEIMLSGNLDEVINPLIAHAQSQFE, encoded by the coding sequence ATGTCTATTTTAGCCGAAAAGCTTTCTTCCATTCTCAAACGATACGACGAACTCACAGCCTTACTCTCTAGCGCTGAAGTCATTAATGATATTAAAAAACTCACCGAATTGAGCAAAGAACAAAGTTCCATTGAAGAAATCTCAGTAGCGAGTAAAGAATATTTGAGCGTTTTAGAGAATATCAAAGAAAATAAAGAGCTTTTAGAAGACAAAGAATTGAGCGAGCTGGCCAAAGAAGAATTAAAAGCGTTAGAAATTAAAAAAAGCGAGCTAGAAGCTACCATCAAGCAACTGCTTATCCCCAAAGACCCCAATGATGATAAAAACATCTATTTAGAATTAAGAGCCGGCACAGGGGGCGATGAAGCGGGCATTTTTGTAGGGGATTTGTTTAAAGCGTATTGCCGTTATGCGGATTTGAAAAAGTGGAAAGTAGAGATTGTAAGCTCTAGCGAGAACAGTGTAGGGGGTTATAAAGAAATCATCGCTTTGATTAAGGGTAAGGGCGTGTATTCAAGGCTCAAGTTTGAAGCAGGCACGCACAGAGTCCAAAGAGTCCCTGAAACAGAATCTCAAGGGCGTATCCACACTTCCGCTATCACAGTAGCGATCATGCCTGAAGTAGATGATGTGGAGATTTCTATCAACCCTAGCGATTTAAAGATTGAAGTGTTTCGTGCCGGTGGGCATGGAGGGCAATGCGTCAACACCACAGACTCCGCCGTTCGCATCACGCACCTCCCCACTAATATCAGCGTGAGCATGCAAGATGAAAAATCCCAGCATAAAAATAAGGACAAGGCCCTAAAAATCTTAAAAGCGCGCCTTTATGAAAAACAAATTGAAGAACAACAGCTTGCTAACGCTAAAGACCGAAAAGAGCAAGTCGGCAGTGGGGACAGGAGTGAGAGGATCCGCACCTACAATTACCCGCAAAACCGCTTGAGCGAGCATAGAATCAATTTAACTCTATATAGTTTAGAAGAAATCATGCTTTCAGGGAATTTAGATGAGGTGATCAACCCTTTAATCGCTCACGCTCAAAGCCAGTTTGAATAA
- the rpsT gene encoding 30S ribosomal protein S20, producing MANHKSAEKRIRQTIKRTERNRFYKTKIKNIIKAVREAVAVNDVEKAQERLKIANKELHKFVSKGILKKNTASRKVSRLNASVKKIALA from the coding sequence ATGGCAAATCATAAGTCCGCAGAAAAGCGAATCAGACAGACCATTAAAAGAACCGAAAGAAATAGGTTCTATAAAACCAAAATTAAAAATATCATCAAAGCCGTGCGTGAAGCGGTCGCTGTCAATGATGTAGAAAAAGCTCAAGAGCGTTTGAAAATCGCTAACAAAGAGTTGCATAAATTTGTCAGCAAGGGGATTTTAAAGAAAAACACCGCTTCTAGGAAAGTTTCAAGGCTTAACGCTTCAGTGAAAAAAATCGCTCTCGCTTAG
- the glmM gene encoding phosphoglucosamine mutase yields MKIFGTDGVRGKAGVKLTPMFVMRLGIAAGLYFKKHSKTNKILIGKDTRKSGYMVENALVSALTSIGYNVIQIGPMPTPAIAFLTEDMRCDAGIMISASHNPFEDNGIKFFNSYGYKLKEEEERAIEEIFHNEGLLHSSYKVGESVGSAKRIDDVIGRYIVHLKHSFPKHLNLQSLRIVLDTANGAAYKVAPVVFSELGADVLVINDEPNGCNINEQCGALHPNQLSQEVKKYRADLGFAFDGDADRLVVVDNLGNIVHGDKLLGVLGVYQKSKNALSSQAIVATSMSNLALKEYLKSQDLELKHCAIGDKFVSECMQLNKANFGGEQSGHIIFSDYAKTGDGLVCALQVSALVLESKLVSSIALNPFELYPQSLVNLDIQKKLPLESLKGYSALLKELDKLEIRHLIRYSGTENKLRILLEAKDEKLLELKMQELKEFFEGHLC; encoded by the coding sequence ATGAAAATTTTTGGAACTGATGGCGTGAGAGGTAAGGCAGGGGTGAAACTCACCCCCATGTTTGTGATGCGTTTAGGGATTGCTGCGGGATTGTATTTTAAAAAACATTCTAAAACCAATAAAATTTTAATTGGTAAAGACACTAGAAAAAGCGGCTACATGGTAGAAAACGCTTTAGTGAGTGCTCTCACTTCCATAGGCTATAATGTGATCCAAATAGGGCCTATGCCTACCCCTGCGATTGCGTTTTTAACCGAAGACATGCGCTGTGATGCAGGCATTATGATAAGCGCGAGCCACAACCCTTTTGAAGACAATGGGATTAAATTTTTCAATTCTTATGGTTACAAGCTTAAAGAAGAAGAAGAAAGAGCGATTGAAGAAATCTTTCACAATGAAGGATTGTTGCATTCTAGTTATAAAGTGGGCGAGAGCGTTGGCAGCGCTAAAAGGATAGACGATGTCATAGGGCGCTATATCGTGCATTTAAAACACTCTTTCCCCAAACATTTAAACTTACAGAGTTTAAGGATCGTGTTAGATACCGCTAATGGTGCAGCTTATAAGGTGGCTCCGGTCGTTTTTAGCGAGCTTGGGGCTGATGTGTTAGTGATCAATGATGAGCCTAATGGGTGCAATATCAATGAGCAATGCGGGGCTTTACACCCTAACCAATTGAGCCAAGAAGTGAAAAAATACCGCGCGGATCTAGGCTTTGCTTTTGATGGCGATGCCGATAGGCTAGTGGTGGTGGATAATTTAGGGAATATCGTGCATGGGGATAAGCTTTTAGGGGTGTTAGGGGTTTATCAAAAATCTAAAAACGCCCTTTCTTCTCAAGCGATTGTCGCTACAAGCATGAGTAACTTAGCCCTTAAAGAATATTTAAAATCCCAAGATTTAGAATTAAAACATTGCGCGATTGGGGATAAATTCGTGAGTGAATGCATGCAATTGAATAAGGCTAATTTTGGAGGCGAACAAAGCGGGCATATTATTTTTAGCGATTACGCTAAAACCGGCGATGGCTTGGTGTGCGCGTTGCAAGTGAGCGCTTTAGTGTTAGAAAGCAAGCTTGTAAGCTCTATTGCTCTAAACCCCTTTGAATTATACCCCCAAAGCCTGGTGAATTTGGATATTCAAAAAAAGCTTCCTTTAGAAAGCTTGAAAGGTTATAGCGCTCTTTTAAAAGAATTAGACAAGCTAGAAATCCGCCATTTGATCCGTTATAGCGGCACTGAAAACAAACTGCGAATCCTTTTAGAAGCCAAAGATGAAAAATTGCTAGAATTGAAAATGCAAGAATTGAAAGAGTTTTTTGAAGGGCATTTGTGCTAA
- the lspA gene encoding signal peptidase II produces MLKTTQKSLLVFIGVFLLIFGVDQAIKYAVLEGFRYESLVIDIVLVFNKGVAFSLLSFLEGGLKYLQILLILGLFIFLMRQKELFKAHAIEFGMVFGAGVSNILDRFVHGGVVDYVYYHYGFDFAIFNFADAMIDAGVGVLLLRQFFFKQKQNKIKA; encoded by the coding sequence GTGCTAAAAACCACTCAAAAAAGCTTGTTGGTTTTTATAGGGGTTTTTCTCCTTATTTTTGGCGTGGATCAAGCGATCAAATACGCTGTTTTAGAGGGGTTTCGCTATGAAAGTTTGGTTATAGATATTGTTTTAGTGTTCAATAAGGGCGTGGCGTTTTCGTTGCTTAGTTTTTTAGAGGGGGGTTTAAAATACCTGCAAATCCTTTTAATTTTAGGGCTTTTTATCTTTTTAATGCGCCAAAAAGAACTTTTTAAAGCCCATGCGATAGAGTTTGGCATGGTGTTTGGCGCTGGGGTTTCTAATATCTTGGACCGGTTTGTGCATGGGGGCGTTGTGGATTATGTGTATTATCATTATGGATTTGATTTTGCTATTTTTAATTTCGCCGATGCGATGATAGATGCGGGCGTGGGCGTTTTGTTATTAAGACAATTCTTTTTTAAGCAAAAACAAAACAAAATTAAGGCATAA
- a CDS encoding outer membrane protein gives MKKSFKKLGFVSLAASSVLLGSMNASDLEIYAALQKPSHVFGNYATKDDKGKDSESLSASPTPQQEAQKTATSDSQEATTLENTASTDNATATTDKAYENSTDTTVAGAAKKVETDNTAVQSAQTDLQNAVTKVENDAKAKDFDETTFQADQKAEQSAQTALQNAEDQLTEDQNTLSTDLQDQKTTPPLTQSPTKKDETSGTPSSSGSAVASQLTKDTATVDGFSKVSVNSMNTTLSGVTQMSQQTATISNLLSSSTDLGSVISNSQGLSDAFSTLASAQSTLKGYLDSSSATIGQLTNGSNAVVGALDKAINEVDMALANLVTTDTQKTQAVVLATTGNSATTDAINFLNALKTNLADQKSAFMNVNQNIKTAVAQAQATYTPSVTNTNNYGQMYGVDAMAGYKWFFGKTKRFGFRSYGYYSYNHANLSFVGSKLGIMEGASQVNNFTYGVGFDALYNFYESKEGYNTAGLFLGFGLGGDSFIIQGESYLKSQMHICNNTVGCSASMNTSYFQMPVEFGFRSNFSKHSGIEVGFKLPLFTNQFYKERGASESVDVFYKRNFSIYFNYMINF, from the coding sequence ATGAAAAAGTCATTCAAAAAATTAGGCTTTGTCTCTTTAGCGGCAAGTAGCGTGCTTTTAGGGAGCATGAACGCTAGCGATTTAGAAATTTACGCAGCCTTACAAAAACCATCGCATGTTTTTGGTAATTATGCTACAAAAGACGATAAAGGTAAAGATAGTGAATCGCTAAGCGCTTCACCAACCCCACAACAAGAAGCTCAAAAAACCGCTACAAGCGACAGCCAAGAAGCAACAACCCTTGAAAATACTGCTTCTACTGACAACGCAACTGCTACAACTGATAAAGCTTATGAAAATAGCACCGACACCACTGTAGCTGGTGCGGCCAAAAAAGTAGAAACCGATAATACAGCCGTTCAAAGCGCTCAAACAGATTTACAAAACGCTGTAACCAAAGTTGAAAACGACGCTAAGGCTAAAGATTTTGATGAAACAACTTTTCAAGCCGATCAAAAAGCAGAACAAAGTGCTCAAACAGCTTTACAAAACGCTGAAGATCAACTCACTGAAGATCAAAATACTTTAAGCACAGATTTGCAAGATCAAAAAACAACACCGCCATTAACCCAATCGCCAACTAAAAAAGATGAAACAAGTGGAACTCCAAGTTCTAGCGGAAGCGCTGTGGCAAGCCAGCTAACCAAAGACACCGCTACGGTTGATGGGTTTAGTAAGGTTAGCGTAAATTCTATGAACACCACTTTAAGTGGGGTAACGCAAATGTCTCAGCAAACCGCAACGATCAGCAACCTTTTGAGTAGTAGCACTGATTTAGGCAGTGTGATTTCAAATTCTCAAGGATTAAGCGATGCGTTTAGCACCCTAGCGAGCGCTCAAAGCACTTTAAAAGGCTATTTGGATTCTTCTAGCGCGACGATCGGACAATTGACAAACGGCTCTAATGCGGTTGTGGGCGCGTTAGATAAGGCTATTAATGAAGTGGATATGGCTCTAGCTAATCTTGTTACGACTGACACGCAAAAAACGCAAGCCGTTGTGCTTGCAACTACCGGTAATAGCGCCACTACCGATGCGATCAATTTCTTAAACGCGCTAAAAACCAATCTAGCGGATCAAAAATCTGCTTTCATGAATGTGAATCAAAACATTAAAACCGCTGTCGCTCAAGCTCAAGCGACCTACACGCCGAGCGTAACCAACACCAATAATTACGGGCAAATGTATGGGGTAGATGCGATGGCGGGGTATAAGTGGTTCTTTGGTAAAACCAAACGCTTTGGCTTTAGGTCTTATGGATACTATAGCTATAACCACGCTAATTTGAGCTTTGTAGGGAGCAAGCTTGGAATCATGGAAGGAGCGTCTCAAGTGAATAACTTCACTTATGGCGTGGGCTTTGATGCGCTTTATAACTTCTATGAAAGCAAAGAGGGCTATAACACCGCAGGGTTATTCTTGGGCTTTGGGTTAGGGGGAGATTCATTCATTATTCAAGGAGAGAGCTACTTAAAATCTCAAATGCACATTTGCAATAACACCGTAGGCTGTTCAGCGAGCATGAACACGAGCTATTTCCAAATGCCTGTTGAATTTGGTTTTAGGAGCAATTTTTCTAAACACAGCGGGATTGAAGTGGGCTTTAAGTTGCCTTTATTCACCAACCAATTCTATAAGGAAAGGGGCGCGAGTGAATCAGTAGATGTGTTCTATAAAAGGAACTTCTCCATCTACTTTAACTACATGATCAACTTCTAA